In a genomic window of Macaca nemestrina isolate mMacNem1 chromosome 18, mMacNem.hap1, whole genome shotgun sequence:
- the LOC105485024 gene encoding serine/threonine-protein kinase/endoribonuclease IRE2 isoform X4 gives MTQEPQPCAGTPPTAATQRPPWMAHPGNPPFSADMSHLASCGMGLLLTVDPESGAVLWTQDLGVPVMGVYTWHQDGLRQLPHLTLARDTLHFLALRWGHIRLPASGPQDTATLFSALDTQLLMTLYVGKDETGFYVSKALVHTGVALVPRGLTLAPTDGPTTDEVTLQVSGEREGSPSTAVRYPSGSVALPSQWLLIGHHELPPVLHTTMLRVHPTPGSGTAETRPPENTQTPAFFLELLSLSREKLWDSELHPEEKIPDSYLGLGPQDLLAASLTAVLLGGWILFVMRQQQPQVVEKQQETPLVPADSADISQDAQSLHSGVTLRSQKRLQSPSKQAQPLDDPEAEQLTVVGKISFNPKDVLGRGAGGTFVFRGQFEGRAVAVKRLLRECFGLVRREVQLLQESDRHPNVLRYFCTERGPQFHYIALELCRASLQEYVENPDLDRGGLEPEVVLQQLMSGLAHLHSLHIVHRDLKPGNILITGPDSQGLGRVVLSDFGLCKKLPAGRCSFSLHSGIPGTEGWMAPELLQLLPPDSPTSAVDIFSAGCVFYYVLSGGSHPFGDSLYRQANILTGVPCLAHLEEEVHDKVVARDLVAAMLSLLPQARPSAPQVLAHPFFWSRAKQLQFFQDVSDWLEKESEQEPLMRALEAGGCAVVRDNWHEHISMPLQTDLRKFRSYKGTSVRDLLRAVRNKKHHYRELPVEVQQALGQVPDGFVQYFTNRFPQLLLHTHRVMRSCASESLFLSYYPPDSEARGSCPGAAGR, from the exons TGGAACACCACCTACCGCCGCTACTCAGCGCCCCCCATGGATGGCTCACCCGGGAAAT CCACCTTTCTcggcagacatgagccacctggCGTCCTGTGGGATGGGCCTGCTGCTCACTGTGGACCCAGAAAGTGGGGCAGTGCTGTGGACACAAGACCTGGGCGTGCCTGTGATGGGCGTCTACACCTGGCACCAGGACGGCCTGCGCCAGCTGCCGCATCTCACCCTGGCTCGAGACACTCTGCATTTCCTCGCCCTCCGCTGGGGCCACATCCGActgcctgcctcaggcccccAGGACACAGCCACCCTCTTCTCTGCCTTGGATACCCAGCTGCT GATGACACTGTATGTGGGGAAGGATGAAACTGGCTTCTATGTCTCTAAAGCACTGGTCCACACAGGAGTGGCCCTGGTG CCTCGTGGACTGACCCTGGCCCCCACAGATGGCCCCACCACAGATGAGGTGACACTCCAAGTCTCAGGAGAGCGAGAGGGCTCACCCAGCACTGCTGTTAGATACCCCTCAGGCAGTGTGGCCCTCCCAAGCCAGTGGCTGCTCATTG GACACCACGAGCTACCCCCAGTcctgcacaccaccatgctgagGGTCCATCCCACCCCGGGGAGTGGAACTGCAGAGACAAGACCCCCAGAGAACACCCAGACCCCAGCCTTCTTCTTGGAG CTATTGAGCCTGAGTCGAGAGAAACTTTGGGACTCCGAGCTGCATCCAGAAGAAAAGATTCCAGACTCCTACCTGGGGCTGGGACCCCAAGACCTGCTGGCAGCTAGCCTCACTGCTGTCCTCCTGGGAGGGTGGATTCTATTTGTGATGAGGCAG CAGCAGCCGCAAGTGGTGGAGAAGCAGCAGGAGACCCCCCTGGTACCTGCAGACTCTGCTGACATCTCCCAGGATGCCCAGTCTCTGCACTCGGGGGTCACCCTGAGGAGCCAGAAGAGGCTTCAAAGTCCCTCGAAGCAAGCCCAGCCACTCGACGACCCCGAAG CTGAGCAGCTCACCGTAGTGGGGAAGATTTCCTTCAATCCCAAGGACGTGCTGGGCCGCGGGGCAGGCGGGACTTTCGTTTTCCG GGGACAGTTTGAGGGACGAGCAGTGGCTGTCAAGCGGCTCCTCCGCGAGTGCTTTGGCCTGGTTCGGCGGGAAGTTCAACTGCTGCAGGAGTCTGACAGACACCCCAATGTGCTCCGCTACTTCTGCACCGAGCGGGGACCCCAGTTCCACTACATTGCCCTGGAGCTCTGCCGGGCCTCCTTGCAGGAG TACGTAGAAAACCCGGACCTGGATCGCGGGGGCCTGGAGCCCGAGGTGGTGCTGCAGCAGCTGATGTCTGGCCTGGCCCACCTGCATTCTTTACACATAG TGCACCGGGACCTGAAGCCAGGCAATATTCTCATCACCGGGCCTGACAGCCAGGGCCTGGGCAGGGTGGTGCTTTCAGACTTCGGCCTCTGCAAGAAGCTGCCTGCTGGCCGCTGTAGCTTCAGCCTCCACTCCGGCATCCCCGGCACGGAAGGCTGGATGGCGCCCGAGCTCCTGCAGCTCCTGCCACCAGACAGTCCT ACCAGCGCCGTGGACATCTTCTCTGCAGGCTGCGTGTTCTACTACGTGCTTTCTGGTGGCAGCCACCCCTTTGGAGACAGTCTTTATCGCCAGGCAAACATCCTCACAGGGGTTCCCTGTCTGGCTCACCTGGAGGAAGAGGTCCATG ACAAGGTGGTTGCCCGGGACCTGGTTGCAGCCATGTTGAGCCTGCTGCCACAGGCACgcccctctgccccccaggtGCTGGCCCACCCCTTCTTTTGGAGCAGAGCCAAGCAACTCCAGTTCTTCCAG GATGTCAGTGACTGGCTGGAGAAGGAGTCTGAGCAGGAGCCCCTGATGAGGGcactggaggcaggaggctgtGCGGTGGTCCGGGACAACTGGCACGAGCACATCTCCATGCCACTGCAGACAG ACCTGAGAAAGTTCCGGTCCTATAAGGGGACATCAGTGCGAGACCTGCTCCGTGCTGTGAGGAACAAG AAGCACCACTACAGGGAGCTCCCAGTTGAGGTGCAACAGGCACTTGGCCAAGTCCCTGACGGCTTCGTCCAGTACTTCACAAACCGCTTCCCACAGCTGCTCCTCCACACGCACCGAGTCATGAGGAGTTGCGCCTCTGAGAGCCTCTTCCTGTCCTACTACCCACCAGACTCAGAGGCCAGGGGGTCGTGCCCTGGGGCTGCAGGGAGGTGA